One window of Saprospiraceae bacterium genomic DNA carries:
- a CDS encoding T9SS type A sorting domain-containing protein, giving the protein MKHFYLIILNFFIVCSVQSQNCLPDSIYRDSSAGVYPKPVSPTNPNGGITKKACINKPYEFVFTVVVPDTVLVPAFPSPIALEKVAIDTVNAITGLPKGISYACNPPNCVFNKNTSGCLVLRGTATTDNIPGDFKPIIKMTLTINLGIPFPYVTEYPGPAFPGEYILTLVSEQDCASASHQEDLIINYWFPNPTSGQLTNKSNSIEQIKVMDTQGRIIQFNNNSKNTIDLNTISNGGLFYIQWIDGSKLLTQQIVIK; this is encoded by the coding sequence ATGAAGCATTTTTACCTGATCATCTTGAATTTCTTTATCGTATGCTCCGTACAATCGCAAAATTGTTTACCTGACTCGATTTATAGAGATTCTTCTGCAGGAGTTTATCCTAAACCTGTAAGTCCGACAAATCCCAATGGAGGCATCACCAAAAAAGCGTGCATCAATAAACCCTATGAATTTGTATTTACCGTAGTGGTGCCGGATACAGTACTTGTTCCAGCATTTCCATCTCCAATTGCGCTTGAAAAAGTAGCCATTGATACAGTAAACGCAATAACAGGATTGCCTAAAGGAATTAGTTATGCATGCAATCCTCCCAATTGTGTTTTTAATAAAAATACCTCAGGTTGTTTGGTTTTACGAGGAACTGCAACAACAGATAATATACCGGGAGATTTTAAACCCATAATTAAAATGACATTAACGATTAATTTGGGCATCCCTTTTCCATATGTAACCGAATATCCCGGACCTGCTTTTCCAGGTGAGTATATTTTAACGCTTGTCTCCGAACAAGACTGCGCTTCAGCAAGCCATCAGGAAGATTTGATTATAAATTATTGGTTCCCAAATCCAACCAGTGGGCAATTAACAAATAAATCCAATTCCATTGAACAAATTAAAGTAATGGATACTCAGGGACGTATCATTCAATTCAATAATAATTCAAAGAATACAATTGATTTGAACACGATAAGCAATGGCGGATTATTTTATATTCAGTGGATCGACGGTTCAAAATTACTAACACAGCAAATTGTAATTAAATAA
- a CDS encoding TonB-dependent receptor, which translates to MTKKILYSGFIGFLLLNFLSAQSHTYTGKIVDIRNGAELQGVTVATSKLAVFTDEFGKFEIELPDSIRTVLVKMVGYKEFILSLTEPSDLIIELEPESYLLNTTVITSSRFEKPIEESPVSINVIKASLSDRLSTNSCAQLLDRVPGVQIIDGQANIRGGSGYSYGAGSRVLLLLDDLPVLNPDAGYPNWDDLPLENLGQIEILKGASSSLYGSSAMNGIIHFRTNFPGSDPFTSISFIPKVYLNPSSGKQWWGKDSVVAIPYEGIVNFVHRKRYSWADLSASMSFTSKTGYNKDHNSKNGRIHLLVRKRIHDRFTLNLGLNYNQGESSSFFYWKDNGYFEGAPGSSSSSNKIRFTIDPSVNYESKNGFQHKLKTRFYHVFNGADNNQENKSNNIYTEYQIGKSFKKLGLQCLAGTLYTQSWTIAELYSDTRFTHRNLAFFGQIEKSLFSRLILSGGLRYESYQINGPESLSGVSIDPKVTEDTTLFRFGINYRVFKATYLRGSYGQGYRFPTIAEKFISTKAGGLSIVPNPNLHSERGSSFELGMKQLLKFENLEGLIDFSIFQSRYYDMMEFVLNNQLQFQSRNIGDTDIRGFELELLARMQMGETKLTFGGGYTFINPKYLEFDLAGKQLPINGRDTASRAKQNAANSSSDENILKYRSKHLFRSDLQVDYKSFYMGMAFNYASHMHAVDWLFELNVFIKGIKDYRTTHNHGYRVYDFRMGYHFAHLDFQINVDNLFNEDYSIRPGILNAPRNLTLRGTYTF; encoded by the coding sequence ATGACAAAGAAAATACTTTATTCCGGATTCATTGGTTTCCTGTTGTTAAACTTTTTGTCTGCACAATCACACACGTATACAGGAAAAATTGTAGATATTAGAAATGGAGCAGAATTGCAGGGGGTAACCGTTGCCACAAGCAAGTTGGCAGTATTTACTGACGAATTTGGAAAATTTGAAATTGAGTTGCCTGATAGTATCCGTACCGTATTAGTTAAAATGGTTGGTTATAAAGAATTTATACTGTCGCTTACAGAACCAAGCGATCTGATTATTGAATTGGAGCCGGAATCGTATCTGCTTAATACAACCGTGATCACATCTTCCCGATTCGAGAAACCTATAGAAGAATCACCGGTTTCTATTAACGTGATCAAAGCATCCTTGTCAGATCGCTTAAGCACAAACAGTTGTGCGCAATTGTTAGACCGGGTGCCGGGTGTTCAGATCATTGACGGTCAGGCAAATATTAGAGGAGGATCTGGGTATTCTTATGGGGCTGGAAGCAGGGTTTTGTTATTGTTGGATGACTTGCCTGTTTTAAATCCCGATGCAGGGTATCCCAACTGGGATGATCTGCCATTGGAAAATTTAGGGCAAATTGAAATTTTAAAAGGTGCCTCCTCATCCCTTTACGGGAGCTCCGCAATGAATGGGATTATTCATTTTAGAACCAATTTTCCTGGCTCGGACCCCTTTACAAGCATTTCATTTATTCCAAAAGTCTATTTAAATCCATCAAGCGGAAAGCAATGGTGGGGTAAAGACAGTGTGGTGGCAATTCCTTATGAAGGAATCGTAAATTTTGTACATCGTAAAAGATATAGCTGGGCTGATTTGTCTGCCAGTATGAGTTTTACAAGTAAAACAGGTTATAATAAAGATCATAATTCTAAAAATGGACGGATCCATTTATTAGTACGTAAACGAATTCATGATCGTTTTACCCTCAATTTAGGTTTAAATTACAATCAAGGTGAAAGTTCAAGTTTTTTCTACTGGAAAGACAATGGCTATTTTGAAGGAGCTCCGGGATCCTCCAGTTCGAGTAACAAAATAAGATTTACGATAGATCCTTCTGTAAATTATGAAAGCAAAAATGGCTTCCAGCATAAACTTAAAACCAGATTTTATCATGTTTTTAATGGTGCAGATAATAACCAGGAAAATAAAAGCAACAATATTTACACAGAATACCAAATCGGAAAATCGTTTAAAAAGCTTGGATTACAATGTTTAGCCGGTACGCTGTACACCCAATCCTGGACCATTGCAGAGCTTTATAGCGATACTCGATTTACACACAGAAATCTAGCTTTCTTTGGTCAGATTGAAAAAAGTCTTTTTAGTCGGCTCATTTTAAGTGGAGGCCTTCGATATGAGTCATATCAAATTAATGGACCTGAATCGCTATCAGGGGTATCTATTGATCCAAAAGTCACGGAAGACACTACCTTGTTTCGATTTGGTATCAACTACAGGGTATTTAAAGCAACTTATTTGCGGGGATCTTACGGTCAAGGATACCGATTCCCAACGATTGCCGAAAAATTTATAAGCACAAAAGCAGGAGGATTAAGCATTGTCCCAAATCCAAATCTGCATTCAGAACGAGGCTCAAGCTTTGAGCTTGGAATGAAGCAATTGCTAAAATTTGAAAATTTGGAAGGATTGATTGATTTTTCAATATTCCAATCGCGCTATTATGACATGATGGAATTTGTTTTGAATAACCAATTGCAATTTCAATCCAGAAATATTGGGGATACAGATATCAGAGGGTTTGAGTTAGAATTATTGGCTAGAATGCAAATGGGTGAGACAAAGCTTACTTTTGGAGGAGGATATACCTTCATCAATCCAAAGTATTTAGAATTTGATCTGGCAGGCAAACAATTGCCTATAAATGGACGGGATACGGCATCCAGGGCCAAACAAAATGCAGCCAATTCATCTTCCGATGAAAATATCCTTAAATATAGGTCTAAGCATCTCTTTCGATCGGATCTCCAAGTGGACTATAAGTCCTTTTATATGGGCATGGCATTTAATTATGCATCCCATATGCATGCCGTTGATTGGTTGTTTGAATTGAATGTATTTATTAAAGGGATAAAGGATTATCGAACAACCCACAACCATGGATATCGGGTTTATGACTTTAGAATGGGGTACCATTTTGCACATTTGGACTTCCAGATAAATGTGGATAATTTGTTCAATGAAGACTACAGTATCAGACCTGGAATTCTGAATGCCCCTAGAAATTTAACCCTCCGTGGAACATATACGTTTTAA
- the secDF gene encoding protein translocase subunit SecDF, whose protein sequence is MSEKGIVKWLLFAIIFVCVLQFVYYLPTNRVERDAEQYAEEQSASITDDLAKQTAIKANRIKYLDSLSSEKIFRIPLIKEYTYSDLKKQQLALGLDLKGGMSSILQIDLSELLISLSNNNPDPAFKTAIHNAGERMKTSQTDFITLFVQEYQKESGGKKLAVLFSRSSTMKDRINFESSDIDVARILRQIADETVDLTFKRLKDRIDKLGVTQPNVSLDKARDMIVVELPGIDNPERARKYLQASAKLEFWEVYRNIDPGVYEAIINVDKKLKALAKGDTSTVIKDEYTLKDKYEYTRDSLGNRLDSTLVGTDTIRAVDPLSEKGPLLSIFTPSGGAAGAYSIIGTVEKSNRSRFLELVNKQEVQPFLPSDMEFRLDHKPIKNTTDNTTSTTYAVYAIKKRPGASAAPLDGEHIARASANPDNVTGEVVVSLAMDNKGSKIWGDMTTRAANDNKREIAILLDDEVVSCPSVREPILGGNSQISGSFTIDEAKDLANILQVGKLPAKTKIVQESLVGPSLGKENIVKSLWSILGGFFLVLTFMVVYYTGGGFVSIVAMFLNVLFILATLASFGTVLTLPGIAGLVLTMGIAVDANVIIYERIKEEMAAGRTYLEAIKKGFYHSYSAIIDSHVTSLLTCIVLFIYGLGPIKGFAIVLIIGIIFSLFTSVLVSRLIIDWWTINKGKALSFSSKITETAFKHINVDWVGHRKYNYIFSLTLIIISFISFFTRGFELGVEFKGGYSYNVSFDKNIDVEKLRNSLTKSLEGNPVVKSVDSKNTYNITTSYLINETGEDVVDRVNHKLLEGINEATGEDVKYEDFVKNENSSTHITSFSKVGPIIADDIKASAYKAILLSLLVIFIYILFRFYKWQYSLGSIVALFHDTVVVLGAFSLFHGRLPFAMEVDQTLIAAVLTIIGYSMNDTVIVFDRIREFLKMDSDKSDKELVNAAINTTLSRTINTSLATMLTIILLFFFGGSSTKGFCFAMIIGIIIGTYSSICVAMPIVIDFTKNLKYTIKKETSKLTKQVAKV, encoded by the coding sequence ATGTCTGAGAAAGGAATTGTGAAGTGGCTTTTATTCGCCATCATATTTGTTTGTGTTTTGCAATTTGTTTATTACCTGCCAACAAACAGGGTAGAGCGGGATGCGGAGCAGTATGCTGAAGAACAAAGTGCTTCAATTACGGATGATCTCGCCAAACAAACTGCTATAAAGGCAAATCGGATTAAATACCTGGATTCACTTTCAAGTGAGAAGATTTTCAGGATTCCACTTATTAAGGAATATACGTATTCCGATTTAAAAAAGCAGCAACTGGCTTTGGGTCTTGATTTGAAAGGGGGCATGAGCTCCATACTTCAAATTGATTTAAGTGAATTGTTGATATCCTTATCCAATAACAATCCGGATCCCGCTTTTAAAACAGCAATTCACAACGCTGGGGAGCGTATGAAAACGAGCCAAACGGATTTTATTACCCTTTTTGTTCAGGAATACCAAAAGGAATCAGGTGGAAAGAAACTAGCTGTTCTATTTTCCCGCAGTTCTACCATGAAAGATAGGATCAACTTTGAATCTTCGGATATTGATGTGGCCCGAATTCTTCGCCAAATTGCCGACGAAACCGTTGATTTAACTTTTAAACGTCTTAAAGACCGGATTGATAAATTAGGAGTTACTCAGCCCAACGTTTCTTTGGATAAAGCCAGAGATATGATTGTTGTTGAATTACCTGGCATCGATAATCCTGAACGTGCCAGAAAATACCTCCAGGCAAGTGCAAAATTGGAGTTTTGGGAAGTTTATAGAAACATTGATCCAGGTGTATATGAAGCCATTATTAATGTAGATAAAAAACTGAAAGCCCTTGCAAAAGGGGATACTTCAACTGTAATTAAAGATGAATATACTTTAAAGGATAAATACGAATACACACGTGATTCTTTAGGGAATCGTTTGGATTCAACCTTAGTGGGTACAGATACAATCCGCGCGGTGGATCCATTATCTGAAAAGGGTCCATTGCTCAGTATTTTCACACCTTCAGGAGGTGCAGCTGGCGCTTATTCTATCATTGGAACTGTTGAAAAATCAAATAGAAGTCGATTTTTAGAATTGGTAAATAAGCAAGAAGTTCAACCCTTTTTACCATCAGATATGGAATTTAGGTTGGATCATAAGCCAATAAAAAACACCACGGATAATACCACTTCTACTACCTATGCAGTTTATGCTATCAAAAAACGTCCGGGGGCATCTGCTGCTCCTTTAGATGGTGAGCATATTGCCAGAGCTTCAGCCAATCCGGATAACGTAACCGGTGAGGTCGTGGTAAGTTTGGCAATGGACAATAAGGGGTCAAAGATTTGGGGAGATATGACTACGAGAGCTGCCAATGATAATAAAAGAGAAATTGCCATTTTATTAGATGATGAAGTCGTATCCTGCCCAAGTGTTCGTGAACCAATTCTTGGAGGTAATTCTCAGATTTCAGGAAGTTTTACCATCGACGAAGCAAAAGATTTAGCTAATATTTTGCAAGTAGGAAAATTGCCTGCAAAAACTAAAATCGTTCAGGAGTCTTTGGTCGGTCCTTCCTTAGGAAAAGAAAATATTGTAAAATCATTGTGGTCGATTTTGGGTGGGTTTTTTCTCGTCCTGACTTTTATGGTGGTTTATTATACGGGCGGTGGATTTGTTTCCATTGTTGCAATGTTTTTAAACGTATTGTTTATATTAGCAACCCTGGCATCATTTGGAACTGTTTTAACCTTACCGGGAATTGCTGGTTTGGTTTTAACCATGGGTATTGCGGTGGATGCAAACGTAATTATCTATGAGCGTATAAAAGAAGAAATGGCAGCTGGCCGAACCTACTTAGAGGCCATTAAAAAAGGTTTTTATCATTCATATTCTGCAATCATAGATTCTCACGTCACTTCTTTGTTGACCTGTATCGTTTTATTTATCTACGGTCTGGGTCCAATTAAAGGATTTGCAATCGTGTTGATCATCGGTATTATCTTTTCATTATTTACTTCAGTGTTGGTGTCCAGACTTATAATTGATTGGTGGACTATCAATAAAGGAAAAGCTTTGAGTTTTTCAAGTAAAATAACGGAGACTGCGTTTAAACACATTAATGTGGATTGGGTTGGACATAGAAAGTACAACTACATCTTCTCTCTAACTTTGATCATAATTAGTTTCATTTCATTCTTTACAAGAGGTTTTGAATTAGGTGTCGAGTTTAAAGGTGGTTATTCTTATAATGTTTCTTTTGATAAAAATATTGATGTAGAAAAACTAAGAAACTCTTTAACCAAAAGCCTTGAGGGAAATCCAGTTGTAAAAAGTGTGGATTCTAAAAATACTTATAACATAACAACATCTTATTTAATCAATGAAACGGGTGAAGATGTGGTGGATCGAGTAAATCATAAATTACTCGAAGGGATCAATGAAGCAACTGGAGAAGATGTAAAGTATGAGGATTTTGTTAAAAACGAAAATTCTAGTACTCATATCACTTCTTTTAGTAAAGTAGGACCCATCATCGCAGATGATATAAAGGCAAGTGCTTATAAAGCTATTTTATTATCGCTTTTAGTAATATTTATATACATCCTGTTTAGGTTTTATAAATGGCAATACAGTCTGGGCTCTATTGTCGCTTTATTTCACGATACCGTTGTGGTTTTGGGAGCCTTTTCGTTATTTCATGGCCGATTGCCATTTGCAATGGAAGTTGACCAAACTTTGATTGCAGCGGTATTGACAATAATTGGTTATTCAATGAACGATACTGTTATTGTATTCGACAGGATCCGGGAATTTTTGAAAATGGACAGTGATAAGTCAGACAAGGAATTGGTGAATGCTGCCATTAACACAACGTTGTCGCGTACCATTAATACATCCTTGGCTACCATGTTGACAATTATATTGTTGTTTTTCTTTGGGGGTTCAAGTACAAAAGGATTTTGTTTCGCCATGATTATAGGTATTATTATTGGTACATATTCTTCGATATGTGTTGCCATGCCTATTGTTATTGACTTTACAAAAAATTTAAAATATACAATTAAAAAAGAAACCAGTAAGCTGACGAAACAAGTAGCTAAGGTTTAA
- a CDS encoding OmpA family protein, with the protein MNKFGILLTLLLAACSYQIKIKTGDQAFQSKQYANAIGFYKNEIDQVSSPKEKAFKAFKLGQSYKYLSDYDQSLGWFKKAYDWNYGLKALEEYAIALKNTGDYEAAILAYQELMQELKGGMEYKKDIQICKLNLEWIKQRTDFYYKLTNFTAVNDKASDYSALSVDSSKLYFVSDRLSETRHDNSKFGWTGRSFSDIYLFQNGLVVSLPEPINSQSNEGSFCFNSTGNKIYFTRCDANDQPEDYCKIYESEYINGSWGEPERLDLGFDNSNVYHPALYKSDSILVFSSNAPGGIGQYDLYLSYLGNEGWTVPENLGEPINSAYDEKFPVWYNDTLYFSSNGHPGLGGLDVFKTFKISDSKWTPPINLKPDINSEADDFGFFIDKSFVANDTVFQKALLSSNRNFNRQDEIYSVELRKRSQIPSIQGPKKFKWDVQANIQFVTAESYKSPKQIPVDSVDLIEKISKNSVNSKSNSRITLKLLPGDSYTFLASKKNYLNNEFSFTTPAQPELTADSLFILTLVVELIPIRYDEEFVIPELYYDFDKWYIRQDAVASLEKLRGLLNTNPLIRIRLGSHTDCRGDEKYNLELSEKRAHAAMQWLIAKGIDSNRLFHTGYGENDPAINCSCDSCSEDDHQKNRRTTFTLIR; encoded by the coding sequence ATGAATAAGTTTGGAATTCTGTTGACCTTGCTATTGGCAGCTTGCAGCTACCAAATTAAAATCAAAACAGGGGATCAGGCCTTTCAAAGCAAACAGTATGCAAATGCTATTGGTTTTTATAAGAATGAAATCGATCAAGTTTCAAGTCCAAAGGAAAAAGCATTCAAAGCATTTAAATTAGGCCAGAGTTATAAATATTTGAGTGATTACGACCAATCGCTTGGATGGTTCAAAAAGGCTTATGATTGGAATTATGGTTTGAAAGCATTGGAGGAATATGCAATCGCTTTGAAAAACACAGGAGATTATGAAGCTGCTATTTTAGCTTATCAGGAATTAATGCAAGAGCTAAAAGGTGGCATGGAGTATAAAAAGGATATTCAAATTTGTAAGCTAAATTTGGAGTGGATTAAACAAAGAACAGATTTCTATTATAAATTGACCAATTTTACTGCTGTTAACGATAAGGCGTCTGATTATTCAGCACTTTCTGTTGACAGTTCAAAACTATATTTTGTATCTGATAGACTTTCTGAGACAAGACATGATAATTCTAAGTTTGGCTGGACAGGAAGAAGCTTTTCGGATATATATTTATTTCAAAACGGTTTGGTCGTATCGTTGCCGGAACCGATCAACAGCCAGTCAAATGAAGGTTCATTTTGTTTTAATTCTACAGGAAATAAAATTTACTTTACAAGATGTGATGCAAATGATCAGCCCGAAGACTATTGTAAAATTTATGAATCTGAGTATATTAATGGAAGTTGGGGCGAGCCGGAACGATTAGATTTAGGATTTGACAATTCAAATGTTTATCATCCTGCATTATACAAATCGGATTCAATTTTAGTTTTTAGTTCAAATGCACCGGGAGGTATAGGGCAGTATGATTTGTATTTAAGTTATTTAGGAAATGAGGGTTGGACTGTTCCGGAGAATTTAGGAGAACCAATCAATTCAGCATATGATGAAAAATTTCCTGTTTGGTACAATGACACACTTTATTTTAGCAGCAATGGGCATCCTGGATTAGGCGGCTTGGACGTATTTAAAACATTTAAAATTTCGGATTCAAAATGGACTCCACCCATCAATTTGAAACCAGATATTAATTCGGAAGCAGATGATTTTGGATTTTTTATTGACAAAAGCTTCGTGGCGAATGATACTGTTTTTCAAAAAGCACTGTTGAGCTCAAACAGAAATTTCAATCGTCAAGATGAAATTTATTCAGTAGAATTAAGAAAACGCTCGCAGATTCCAAGTATCCAAGGTCCTAAAAAGTTTAAATGGGATGTACAGGCGAATATTCAATTTGTGACAGCAGAATCATATAAATCGCCAAAGCAAATTCCGGTGGATTCAGTCGATTTAATAGAAAAAATTTCTAAGAATTCTGTCAATTCAAAATCAAATTCACGGATTACACTCAAGCTGCTTCCAGGCGATTCATACACATTCTTGGCAAGTAAGAAGAATTATTTGAATAATGAATTTTCGTTCACCACGCCAGCGCAACCTGAATTGACTGCAGACAGTTTGTTTATATTAACACTAGTTGTAGAATTAATCCCGATTCGTTATGACGAAGAATTTGTAATTCCTGAATTGTACTATGATTTTGATAAATGGTATATAAGACAAGATGCTGTGGCTTCATTGGAAAAATTAAGAGGTTTGTTAAATACAAATCCGTTGATACGGATTCGTTTGGGTTCTCATACAGATTGCCGAGGCGATGAAAAATACAACCTTGAATTGTCCGAAAAAAGAGCGCATGCTGCAATGCAATGGTTAATAGCAAAGGGTATTGATTCCAATCGATTATTTCATACAGGGTATGGAGAAAACGATCCGGCTATTAATTGTTCTTGTGATTCCTGTTCAGAAGATGATCATCAAAAAAACAGGCGCACAACTTTTACGCTGATCAGATAA
- a CDS encoding inorganic phosphate transporter: MAIICVLCIITVCVFEFVNGFHDTANAVATVIYTKSLKPIPAVIWSGIWNFLGVICSSYIFGMAVAGKIAALIPLESVLTRDFSEAIAMIVSALIGAIIWNVGTWYFGIPCSSSHTMIGSLLGVGIVFSLLPGSGDKVGVNWGEAYKIMNSLLISPLFGFSMAIVLMFMLKSFVKDKTIFKEPENDQAPPLWLRAILIGTCTLVSFFHGSNDGQKGVGLMLIVLMAFMPMQYALAPDFNKDEFAHTLKLMKESLNRESTLNYEMERTLCASADKLEHFEKYIESLNVKQGRQLMIARKQMSVLSKELKVIVSEPNLITEKSNQRILKDGIHKLNKYTTYVPAWTILLISISLGIGTMIGWKRIVVTIGEKIGKRHMTFAEGASAELVASSTIGLASGLGLPVSTTHVLSSGVAGAMVASKGIKNLQKGTVKNIVLAWILTLPATILLSGGLYLLIRHFI, from the coding sequence ATGGCAATTATTTGTGTGCTTTGCATTATTACTGTGTGTGTTTTTGAGTTTGTCAATGGCTTTCATGACACTGCAAATGCCGTTGCAACCGTGATATACACCAAAAGCCTAAAACCAATACCTGCTGTAATCTGGTCAGGTATCTGGAATTTCTTAGGCGTTATTTGCAGTTCCTACATCTTTGGAATGGCCGTAGCCGGCAAAATAGCGGCACTGATTCCCTTAGAATCTGTGCTTACTCGTGATTTCTCTGAGGCCATCGCTATGATTGTATCGGCATTAATTGGTGCAATTATCTGGAATGTAGGTACTTGGTACTTTGGCATACCTTGTTCAAGTTCACATACGATGATCGGTTCCTTATTGGGAGTAGGAATTGTTTTTTCATTATTACCTGGAAGTGGAGACAAAGTGGGTGTAAATTGGGGCGAAGCGTATAAAATCATGAATTCCCTCTTGATTTCACCTCTTTTTGGGTTTTCAATGGCAATTGTGTTGATGTTTATGCTAAAATCCTTTGTAAAGGATAAAACCATCTTTAAAGAACCAGAAAACGACCAAGCTCCCCCACTTTGGTTAAGGGCTATCCTTATTGGAACCTGTACATTGGTTAGTTTTTTTCATGGTAGCAATGATGGTCAAAAAGGGGTTGGGCTGATGCTCATAGTGCTTATGGCATTTATGCCCATGCAATACGCATTGGCACCGGATTTTAATAAAGATGAGTTTGCTCATACTTTAAAATTGATGAAAGAATCCTTAAATCGAGAATCTACATTAAACTATGAAATGGAACGTACTCTTTGTGCCAGTGCAGACAAATTGGAACATTTTGAGAAATACATTGAAAGTTTAAATGTCAAACAAGGCCGCCAGCTGATGATTGCCCGCAAACAAATGAGTGTACTTTCAAAGGAGCTTAAAGTAATCGTGTCAGAACCCAATTTAATTACTGAAAAATCTAATCAACGAATCTTAAAAGATGGAATTCATAAATTGAATAAATACACTACTTATGTCCCGGCATGGACCATTTTATTGATTTCTATTTCTTTGGGGATTGGCACTATGATTGGTTGGAAACGAATTGTTGTAACAATTGGTGAAAAAATTGGTAAACGGCACATGACATTTGCTGAAGGGGCTTCGGCTGAACTCGTAGCCTCAAGTACCATAGGACTAGCATCCGGTTTGGGACTACCCGTATCGACTACGCATGTGCTCTCATCAGGTGTTGCGGGTGCAATGGTTGCATCTAAAGGAATAAAGAATCTTCAAAAAGGCACAGTTAAAAACATCGTGTTGGCTTGGATCCTTACTTTACCGGCTACCATTCTATTAAGCGGTGGCTTGTATCTGTTGATTCGTCATTTTATCTGA